Part of the Zea mays cultivar B73 chromosome 4, Zm-B73-REFERENCE-NAM-5.0, whole genome shotgun sequence genome is shown below.
ttatttatttatttattttcctgatacaaattttgggctttacaaaaatAAACGGTACAgccaaaaataaacggcaaagagatttcagtcattccttagggaatgaaggttgtggatggaGTTTCGAATGTGTGtgcttgggcattcatttgcacgatacattacatcatacattgcatacataaacattcattgagacatacataggatcatcatcatcatcataccatgtagatacaaacagttgcttcggctctaagaatGCAGCTTCAAAAGCAGAATCGTGCTTCAttgtgtacaaaaagaagggaaggtgtttttcgccttcggctcaaaaagtacaagtttcgttcacatcgaagcacttcacaattgatggaaaggtaaaaatatattacaaggtatggacaaaatttacagagtagaatctaattcttaaattacaatattctttacaaaggttaatacaagagttcttagagtttttcCACAGCTagctattcaagcttcatcaccATCTACTGAGCTTCGGATTGTCagctaagcttcggctttgtgttcctcagcttcgtcatcctgtgcaTATTAGTgttataaggaaaattcaagtttaaaggaaaagctaagcacaaggtatgattttgttaccggcttaagatgacttcgagcttcgtcgccagctaagcttcgtccacccttcgtccatactagttttataaatctgtttcctatgcttcgggcaagactgggaatatcaatcagatctgctggtgataagctaaagttgggtctattgacaatctttccatgtgtgcaaccagatttcaggaaggcaacagctgtgccccgagaagctaccagggcacagaaatcgccgtgtccagctatgatttcatcaagagcatcaatttcaccctcgatatgttcgaaggcccctggcaggtcttcaatcgaaggattaaatttttcataactggctccaaccgaattgaagatctACTTCAGCCATTGCACACATCGGTTACttaactccagacatttgttttgaagctctgtcaatgatttttgcaaatttgaacttttttcgaccTCAACCTCAAATTTGGCATCAAACttctgtttttcttgttcgaagctttctgactttgagagaagctccgtattcaactttgcaattttagcttcagcctctactagtaaaccttctgctgtctgaagttcgaaatccttcttttcaagagcagctgcttgatctttcattttgctttctaaaccctcaattataacttcatgctttttatcttcaagatcttgctgcatcctcaaagctttactcaatagcatactctgtgcaggaacaaccttcgttagaaaacaccttcgttgttaaaaataataaaaagttgaagaaaagttttttaccttgaaattagaatagaataaactaccgacgatatgctgtcgtcggtagcggctaatgtctgtctcaagcttcgggaaaccaatactcttcgacagagtaccgataaccttcgctctgGTTCGGTCTCGGAGACATCCTAAGCTTTCGTCATCAACACCGCCAAAGAGTAGCGCCCCTGGTTCATATCCACAGGATATGGCTTAGtctctcaactcttctttctcagccttcgacaatacttgtccaattaagttttgaaaattgaaattttcttcttccgaagcatcttcagTTATTTCCTTCTCTTTCTCAGACATTGTGGCCACGACCTCTTCGGTAgttgtagcagcttcttctgcggccatgtcaagaagtatcttatcaatattagaaagtgtgctttctagatttgcatcttcggctggttcagcttcggcagttgcagcttcagtaggtgcagcttcggtagctgtagtGCTCCCAACAGCTGGTGcctttgaagccgaagctggtcgtggtgtctcttcaatagcttctgtcacagtaataattcttcgtttttcggcccagctgccttcttcgctatcgaaggctccttcttcttctgaaaaagcttcgtcagatgtggcgccagtggacttagcttgataggcaaggattcaatcattacctttaaaatttcttccacgtcggtagcagaaggtgttgcaggagtttcttcttctatatcagtcgcCTTTTGCTTTGGAGCcgcagcctttctcttcttcgaagcaactgccttcggctcagggctcaactttTTCTTCTTCATGTTTTCTTCATCTTATTTTACCATTCTAGCGGCCTGCCTGCCCacaacactgacaactctttttcttttctgcccttcggcgcccttgttcaatcgctcataatcaggatattcaaaatgtagagcatccattacccgattcaatcttcgcttcggtcgagagccgaaggctgcagacatcaactgatcttctttttttgtATAGTTGCTTAGaatctcattgcacataacttcgATCGTATCCaaacattcttggcagggttctttgaagtgttttttgaacttaaagtgataaggcagccgaacaagttcactctctttcttctcttcttcaagcttcggcataccccacttCCTCAGCGTTGGCAATACtctgttggctaagtattcctggacTATATCCCTAGTTCCAATATGTTCAGACACAATTCTAAACTCATACACAGCATCTTGGCATGGATCCCTCGGCGTCATGTTGCACTAAGGCCTAGTCAGCTCGAAGACTAGCTTcagcgggctctgaactagcttctcctttttctcatcaattttaacataaaaccatttagACTTCCAACTGATCGGCCATTTAGTACGATAGCTGACCACTGGTGTCTTCATatccttccgataagcaaaattatagcagccgaagttctcatgTAATCTGTCttctctagcctttgtctgatagtgaagttcatgtacccggcagaatgcttcggcgagtggctctaccccttgacttcggagagcccagatgtacacactgagcctaacaatggtgttaggggtcagctgatgaaggtaaatctcgaATTTTTCCAAGACTTCCGCAATCATTCCGTGtagaggaaatctcaaccctgctttgaagaagctcttaaaaactacaacttcatcattctctggtttcgggatagtctcttctccaccaaagcgaaccaaccccttctcggcttctctgaagtaacctagcttcgtcatcatagtCATGTCAGCTTCGGACACAgtcgatttcccaaaatccaaatggctgggctttgatggcataatgatgttataatcaatctccttcattagcatcaccctcttcaatatctgcgtGCTCGGCTTCAGCAGCGGGTGCTTCTTCGTCAGAAGCGCCTTCAGTCACAATCAatcccgaccgcctcataacttcggagatcggagtagtttcagcagcttcggcttcctctccgtcgcgagtaaccctagctgttgagcgcacCCTAGCCATTTGATGCTGAATTACTTGCGTTTTGATGCACCGACCCATgacaacttgtattatgattgtaaacctttgtaaggggtatgaatgtaatttctcacaggttgtgtcttgtgcctataaatagatgaacagtacccctgtactgttcacgctatcctgtAATCGCTCCCGCGCAACACTTGGatgtttgccttctgtcaagccgaaggtataaatatgattaaatatcgtatttaaatatTCAAGTTTGTATAATGAAACATATGAATGATATAATGTCTTTGTTCGTGCTatatttcatgtttcatatgtttcatctttcattatcttataatcgtgatgatgaaggtacgtccttcatgaccttcgtccgaagatcgttatatcctaagggaaataatgcttcgaaggacgaaggactttaacatttaatactttgtgttgccttgttcttgacccatagcatttgagaacaagtctccaacagcgcATGGAGCAAAAATCAAACATTCACTAAAcattctaagacgcctagactctgcAACCACGCATCCGGATCttcgtgtttgagatttgagcacttctagagttgtaaactccctgcgctgtgtttgtgtgctctcgtcttgacttgtgtgcgtgtgattGCTGCGATTCTTGCGTGTGTttatttccctcccttactcttgtgcttttgttgcgatcaacattgtaagggtgaaaggctccaacttgtggagattcctcacaaatgggAAAACAGCTATAATGAagaaactgtggtattcaagtggatcattggatcacttgaaaggggttgagtgcaaccctcgtccattgggatgccacaacgtggaagtaggcaagtattatacttggccgaaccacgggataaaatcaccgtgtctcttgtgttgcttttctctgtgattaatttcttctcaagagctctcactatagcaacttggtttaatctaactaacattttataaatcgagtttgtgctattagtgttgaaatttgcaggatcacctattcaccctcctctaggtgctctcaactttgCATTttggaaacctaatgggcggctatacCTTTGGGGAATTTTGTAAAAGCTTCGTAGCGAaaccttgcctactcaccttggaagtgtttaagggtttgatcgacctgaggcaaaaaggaatcacgacttgtgggtaaagtgtacgacctctgcagagggtaatgaaactgatatatcagccatgcttacAGTTAAGGgcgccttaggagcttctttgattAGAGTTATAGATGAtatgagatacaatgattattgatgatgatgatggttctATTAATGTTGTTTCTTACAACAGATTTTGGTGTTTCCTCTATGAGGAGGCACTTTTTGGGATGATAACTTGGGTTTATTGATAAAACTTGGCTCATATTAAAGAATAAAACTTGACAAAGTAAAAGCAACCTGCTTTcagcctaactccacataaagctagtacaccttagccaaacgggacatttgctgagtacgttgatgtgtactcacccttactttcacaaaacactaggttgcctttggtgcaacctatgctcaggtaaagaagaagaaggcatcgaggcagatctccaggagttctaatACTTCGACgaattcgaggattaggctatagacctcccccagtcagctgcctgtggtgggtttatttatgtTGGCTACATTTCTATTATGTGAACTTTGATATGAatgatgtaaatgactctagttcataatattattacttactctttattattattcgaagcattgtgctatgatgggtcatttatgtaatcgctgtgtacgtgagttctgatgctggcacgtacatggtccgcattcggtttgccttgtaAACCCGGgtttgacataagtggtatcaaagccttgctgactgtaggaccgctagcctagagtagcattggtcgttttaaggacttattgactattacttcacctcattctTATcgttgcttcaaaatattagccaCCTTGACTTATTCTATGTTATGATCTCGTATAtcaccttgccaaaagtattttattctattaTTGTCTATGCTCTACTAATTcattctattagatctgatctcactcttatgcttgcaacatctttgtagatgcccctgaccataaccttcttgtcttttaGGGTTCTTTCCTCTTCCATCGTTAAATTGCTATCATTTGGAAATCTTTGTTCCATTGGTaatgacatgctcgtatccttggatTCTTCAATACTCTTATTCCTTAATTCAACTACTTACCTCTAAATATCTgctgcctatttaaacattttAGTTTATATGCCCATGACCTTCTTGTCTTCTAAGATCCTTTCCTATTTcgttgttaagtcgctatcttttggCAATTTCTATTCTCTTGGTCTTATTATGCTCGGATCCTTGGAATCTTGTGTACTCTTATCTTTTTACATATGCTTACCTTTACACTCTAATGTCTATTTGAAACATTTTAGTTTACATGCCCTTGATCACCCTTGTTTCTCGATAATCCATGAGACCATGAGTGACATTTTATTTCAAACATCCTTAGTGATCTCGTTGTTTCCTTATATCTTCCTTCAGTGATGAATTTTCATTTCAACTATTTTGTTGGAACCTTACATGTCTTACCCTTTTAGtcagtaatattattacttactctttattattattcgaagcattgtgctatgatgagtcattcatGTAATCATTGTGTATGTGAGTTATGATACTGACACgtgcatggttcacattcggtttaccttctgaaACCAGAAGTGACACCAAGGTGGGCCCAGGGCCACTGTCGATATCCTGTATCCGGGGTACCACTACTACTTCCTCAAGGCAGACTCCTGCTCGGTTAACACTAAACTGCGTGCTAAGAAAATGAGCAGTACAACCATGTACCGCCATGTGTACTAGGTGGTATGTGATTAGGGGCTGCCCCTATGGGTCCGGACCCCATGGCTGGGACTCGGACCCCGCAAACACCCTTAAAGTTCGCCCAGGGCGGCCCCCCGGCTTAGCACATACGAATGCTCGGACCTCAGGCGTCGAGTCCCGAACCTCTGGCAGTATGAGCCCAGGGCTTACACTGTAAGTGTGCCCTTGTCCCGCACGCTCTGCCCAAGCAGGTGTCCGGAGTCGCCACGTGTCCCTAGGACATGTAGCGCAATCCTTCGTCTAGAAGTAAACTCTCTACCTGTAGCCACACTGCCTGCATTTATTGTAGGGTATCCGAAGCGTGCTCTGCATGTCACTAAGCATGACATGATGTATAGACTGACAAGACTGCCCGCACGTTTCCAAGGCGCACAACAACATGCCTACGCCGCACACATTTAATATCCGTTTGAGATAATGAGAGTTACCGAGACATTTATCTCATGTGTGTGTACAACACCATCATGAGGCACCACTCAGCCACTCGATGCACCCACTGTTGCAGGTCGGATGTGACAACGCAAAGATATCACATTAATTCCTGCGTACATTGGCATGCCCTATCCCTGTAACGTCAGCATGCTGAATGGCTTCGAAAGCATACATAGGACGACAGACAAGGAGAACATACCTAACCATGGAGTCGACACGATAGTCGTCGAGGGAAGATCTCACTCCGTTGTTGTACTTATAACTTTGGGTAGTATATATTTAAGACGAGCACACTGGGCCCACTTGTCAGGGGTCCAGCTCTCTTGTGCATAGTCCCCTCATACTATAAAAGGGGAGCACATGCGATGCAGGAGGGTGAACACACTCAAACTAGCTATACCTAAGCTCTCAAACAGTCTAACTCACAttggatgtagggtattacgctccggtggcctaaACCACTCTAAGGCCCTATTTAGGATAGTTCCAGCTCTATAAAATTTGGTGGAGCCAGTGGAGCAGGTCATTAGGTGCTTCAGAAAATCGTGGAGCCGATTTTGTAAACATTTAGAAGAAATTTAGATAAatcattttatttattatttagattaaataTATTAAAACTATTTAAGTTGATATTATAAACTACAGCTACACACTAGAGCTAGAACTTGAAGCCATCCCAAACACACCTAAAAATcgttgtgttcttgtgttcatccattCGCTCACGCAAAACTCTATGCACTCTCCTCATCTTAGGACAAGggtgggtgcattccgccacccggccgaaaGATTCCCCCTTCGACAGATCCGGACAGTGTAGTTCAGATATTAGATACAGATATGGGATGCCTGATATCCGTAGGATTTTGGATATCCGGATATCTTTTTTGAATAATTGTGTGTAGTTTTGATGATTGTTTgaagaaaaataataataatacacaaatagcctaaaaatcatgaaatgtTATGGAGGTGTAACATATGtccatgtatatatatatatatattttctcAAAATATTTGGACCATAAAATCCATAATACGCCATCATTTTTCTATTTCGCTTCCATTtgttgcgtgagttacacgtgaaatcggtttaagtatccaagtttcaaaatAATCAAtgtttcactttatcattttgatGTGGGGATTTAAGGTATATTattatagaatgtttattagtcttgatAATTTTTTTTTGCATTTTTGATCGAtgctagaatattttatgaatttaattgtttTTTGTTTCAACAGAAAaattaataatatataaatagcctcagaaattcatgaaattttatAGAGATATGTCCACATATAATCCTAAAAATGGTTGGACCATAAAATTTACAAGATGTCAACGTTTATTCTATTTTACTTCCACTTATTGCATGAGTTACACGTGAATCTCTCTAAGTATCAAGTTTTAATATTAtaaatacttcactttatcattttcatgtggagacTTAAGGCTATGTTCTTAAAGAaatgtttattagtcttgataacttatttgcaatttttaatcaacactagaatattttatgaatttaattgtattttggtgattttttgcataaataaattaataatacacaaccTCTGAAATTAATAAAAATTTACAGAGACACACCATATATCCACGTATAATCCTTAAAAATATTTAGATTTTAGAAGTGACTAAATCATTACAATAACGGTAATATGTGTGGAATGATGTCTTACATGATATCCGATAAAAAATTATTACAAACGCTATTTGTGTCTGATTAATTTCGTATTCGACACATGATTATTTGTATTTGTATCGAAAACATCCGTATTTAAATTCGTATCGGAAGCTATAATTCAATTctgaataaaaatataaaaataaatatagTTTCACTGATATCTAGCCCCGCTCTATGAAGCTCTCGTGTAGTCATATGGGCCCATATGGGCCCGCTGTGTTGTGCGAGTTACCGTCTCGTGTCCCCACCCCGTCACAGTCAGGTACATCGGCCGACGCGGACGGCGCTGGCAAAACCTAGAGCTCTTTGGTAGGGcttatttttcagcttcggctCTGGCTCATGCAAAAGTTGTGTCAATCATCTCTTTTTCAAATGGCTTCACCAGTGAAGTGCTTTTCTAAAATGAACTAGAGGGTATGAGCCAAAAAAGTGGCTCACCCGGCTTCAGCTTACGTCATTTTTGCACAATAGCCCTTCCACCAGTCCAAATTATTTTTTTGGTCTTGCCCTTAATCCCTAGCCACGTACAGGAGAGATAAACTGTACAAGggtctttctgaaaaacaacctatAAGCCGTTTTGCCAAATGATTTTTTTAGAATAGCTTTGGCTCATCTAAATAAGTGGTTTCAGCTCGTGAGTCAGAGCCCAAGCCGTTTTTGAAGAAACCAGAACCCTGCCAAAGGGACCCCTAATCTGATGTGCACCTGAGTTCGAAGCCGGACCCCTAATCTGATGTGCACCTGAGTTCGAAGCCGAATTCACGACTGCAATTGCAAAACCCTAGCTACCGCTTCGCCGAATTCCCTGTCCTCCGCCCGCTTCGCCGAATTCCCTGTCCTCCGCCCGCTTCGCCGAATTTCCTCTCCTCCCCGCCCGCCGCCCGTCACCGCGGCTTCGTCTGCGCTTGTCCCTCCCGTTCCAAGGAGCACGTGCTTCTCGCCGCGCCgttcgcccgccgccgccgccaccggttCATCGCCAGCTATGTCTTCTCAGGTACCGCCCTCACCTCCTCGGTTCCGCCGGTCGATTAGGGTTCGAGTCAGTGTAGTCGCCCATCAGTCGCGCTGGAAGCTTGTTAGCTTTGTTATTTGAGCTCCCCACTCTGTGTTCGTCGACCCCCCTCTGGATCCCGCCTATCCGGCGTGGTCTCACGAATTAGTATGTGGGTTCACAGGTCGACAGCCGCAGCCAGTCCGCCGGGAAGCGCGCGCGCACCGACGGTAGGTTGCTCTTGCTCCGCCGCCTCGTTATCTCACTCTCCGTATCTATCTATAAGTTGCATCTGAGTGAATTCCCCTCGGCGTGGGACAATAAACCTCCTTCTCAGGCAGCCGGCGTGAGGACGACTGGGTTTGCCCCAGCTGCAAGAACGTTAACTTCGCCTTTCGCACCACTTGCAACATGCGCAACTGCAACCAGTCCAGGCCAGCAGATCACACGGTACATGATGGTTTCACCTCGCTTTACTGCAGATTGTTGGCTTGCTGCTTTGCGCATAGTGTACCTGTGGTTACTTCTGCTTGTTGCTTGCCCGTTTGCATTTACCTGGTGCTGCTATTGCTTTCTGTTCAGAAGGCCATGCAGACCCCGCCTCGCTATCCCACATCAGGAGGTTACATGAGCCCAGGGACGCCACCGTCGATGTACCTTGGTGGTGGTGCTCCCCCATATGGCTCTTCAATGTTTAACGGGCCTGCAATGACGCGCTATGGTATCACACAGTTCCCTGGGGGTTCTGCGTATCCATATGGATATGGTGGCCGCATATCAATGGGGAGCCCCTACGGGCCAATGCAAATGGCTGGGCCAACCGCATACTCTGGTGGATCTATGATGGGAGCAGGTAGGTAACTGGGCTTCTGGCTATGGGAGGCATGCCCTATTTTTATATTGCCCTTGCATTAATTAATATAGCTATCAAATTAAATAGGCAAATCCGGTGCTTTCGGTAACGACTTTTATGCAAATCATAGTGTGTTAAACTATTAGTTTTACATAATATGAACAATGCAATTTATTTTCACTTGATCTTCATTTCCACAAATGCTGGCAATAGATAATACCCTTTGCAGTACCATTGTGTTCTGCCACATGTTTTCTAAGCCACTTCATTTGGTTGAGGCTATGACACTTGATACATCTTTTTCAGTCCTATGTTTCCCACATGTTTGTTCACAAGATTTATCTTGCTTATTATCCAATAAACAGGTGGAATGTATGGAATGCCCATGGACAGGTATGGGCTAATACCTGCTGGTTCTGGTCCAATGGTATGTGCTCTTGTGAATTTTCTTCTGTATACCTATTACCTCACGCTAATTTAACTACTGTTTATCCTTACATGAAGAACTTTCAACATGTTTGTTTCTGCTACTTTTAATTCATTTTTTGTTTGTATTATATGATTTCTGTGATTGTGTCTACATGGGAATAACTGTTATGATTCCTTAAATTTATATTCTTGAACTTGAAAGGGCACGAGAGCTGGCTCATATTCTGATGAAGATTCTCAGAAGAAGTCTGCAGGTATATCTTATTGAATTTGTATTTTGACTTATTTATATTAATGTGGTTGGCACGTGATGAATTCTTTGCCTATCCCTCTGAACTTCTGATGCAGGAGCTGGCCGTGATAATGATTGGGAGTGTCCAAATTGCCACAACATCAACTTTGGCTTCCGCACAGTCTGTAATATGAGAAAGTGCAACACACCTAGACCTGAAAACCAGGTTAGAGACTTCTTCCTTATCTGCTATTGTAAGTGATCTGGTATTACTTTCATGTATTTAAACTATGATCAATGTTTCTTTACTTTTGTTGAACTGTAGTATTATGACTTCACAATTGTGCTTGAAGTTGACTTTGCTGCCACAAGATTACCCGTGTGCTTGTAGTGTACATGGTTTTATTGTATACTACTGTTGTAAACTGTTTGGCAAAACCATGCTTATGCACATCTAGAAATATCCTCTAGTTTGTCCTGCCATAGCCCATCGCCACTTGTATGCCTTTTCATTTACTGGACATCAGGATCTGATACTTGTTGatcacctctcctttgtcctGGGATTTACTATTTTTTCTAGGTTTTGTTACTCTAGAAAAAAAATTAATACAACTTTCTCCCTCTGTTGTATTATCAAGCTAAACCAGAATAATTTTGTGAACAAAAAAAGCAAACAAGTTTTGGATATATTTTGTCTAAA
Proteins encoded:
- the LOC100280526 gene encoding ranBP2-type zinc finger protein At1g67325-like isoform X3 → MSSQVDSRSQSAGKRARTDGSRREDDWVCPSCKNVNFAFRTTCNMRNCNQSRPADHTAMQTPPRYPTSGGYMSPGTPPSMYLGGGAPPYGSSMFNGPAMTRYGITQFPGGSAYPYGYGGRISMGSPYGPMQMAGPTAYSGGSMMGAGGMYGMPMDRYGLIPAGSGPMGTRAGSYSDEDSQKKSAGAGRDNDWECPNCHNINFGFRTVCNMRKCNTPRPENQGSKPDGLRGSKPKTPEGSWKCEQCNNINYPFRTKCNRPQCGAEKPSQTNNANESAEDQDNQW
- the LOC100280526 gene encoding RanBP2-type zinc finger protein At1g67325-like, with amino-acid sequence MSSQVDSRSQSAGKRARTDGSRREDDWVCPSCKNVNFAFRTTCNMRNCNQSRPADHTAMQTPPRYPTSGGYMSPGTPPSMYLGGGAPPYGSSMFNGPAMTRYGITQFPGGSAYPYGYGGRISMGSPYGPMQMAGPTAYSGGSMMGAGGMYGMPMDRYGLIPAGSGPMGTRAGSYSDEDSQKKSAGAGRDNDWECPNCHNINFGFRTVCNMRKCNTPRPENQGSKPDGLRGSKPKTPEGSWKCEQCNNINYPFRTKCNRPQCGAEKPSQTNNANESAEDQDNQ
- the LOC100280526 gene encoding ranBP2-type zinc finger protein At1g67325-like isoform X1 yields the protein MSSQVDSRSQSAGKRARTDGSRREDDWVCPSCKNVNFAFRTTCNMRNCNQSRPADHTKAMQTPPRYPTSGGYMSPGTPPSMYLGGGAPPYGSSMFNGPAMTRYGITQFPGGSAYPYGYGGRISMGSPYGPMQMAGPTAYSGGSMMGAGGMYGMPMDRYGLIPAGSGPMGTRAGSYSDEDSQKKSAGAGRDNDWECPNCHNINFGFRTVCNMRKCNTPRPENQGSKPDGLRGSKPKTPEGSWKCEQCNNINYPFRTKCNRPQCGAEKPSQTNNANESAEDQDNQW
- the LOC100280526 gene encoding ranBP2-type zinc finger protein At1g67325-like isoform X2, whose protein sequence is MSSQVDSRSQSAGKRARTDGSRREDDWVCPSCKNVNFAFRTTCNMRNCNQSRPADHTKAMQTPPRYPTSGGYMSPGTPPSMYLGGGAPPYGSSMFNGPAMTRYGITQFPGGSAYPYGYGGRISMGSPYGPMQMAGPTAYSGGSMMGAGGMYGMPMDRYGLIPAGSGPMGTRAGSYSDEDSQKKSAGAGRDNDWECPNCHNINFGFRTVCNMRKCNTPRPENQGSKPDGLRGSKPKTPEGSWKCEQCNNINYPFRTKCNRPQCGAEKPSQTNNANESAEDQDNQ